A segment of the Eleutherodactylus coqui strain aEleCoq1 chromosome 6, aEleCoq1.hap1, whole genome shotgun sequence genome:
TACCTCTGGGTGCTTGGCTTCAGGATGAGAACAAGTGTAAACACAACTtggttttttcattttattttgggCAATCTTGTTTTCACCCTCTTAATTCCATTTTTCATTACTTATATTATTATGAAGCCACATTGGATATTTGGATTATTCATGTGTAAAATCATCAATTCATTCATTTCGCTAGTCATGTATTTGACTGTATTTATGCTTACAGTGATTAGCATTGACCGCTACTGCTTGGTTTTTCATCCCTTCTGGCACAGGAGACACATGAAGCCACAGAATGCTACTTTCGTCTGCCTGTTTTTATGGTTTTTAGCCCTTTCATTCACCTCGCCTTATCTTGTATTCCGAAAATTGAAATCTGACAATAACAAAACCATCTGTTACAATGACTATACTGTTTCTGGACAGTGGAACGGACAGCGAGTAAAAAGGATTATGTTCACTGCCCGATTGTTTTTGGGTTTAGTCATTCCTTTAGCAATTATTACAACATGTTATCTCAAAATCATTATTAAGATAAGCAAGGGAAATTTGGTAAAATCGAACAAACCCTACAGGATAATCTGCATTGCTATTCTATCGTTCTTTGTTTCCTGGACACCTTACCACATATGGTATGGGTTGAGTGCTCAACAAGGCAGATTTCCAGAGAGTCTCTTAAATACATGGCAGACTTTAGCAACTTGTTTGGCTTGCATCAATAGTTGCTTCACACCAGTAATTTATCTGTTTATCGTG
Coding sequences within it:
- the LOC136633622 gene encoding probable G-protein coupled receptor 33; this encodes MTTNISSSFHFNTSVGLTNQTFSVFKMTSVGFLLSTFVFGLIMNTLYLWVLGFRMRTSVNTTWFFHFILGNLVFTLLIPFFITYIIMKPHWIFGLFMCKIINSFISLVMYLTVFMLTVISIDRYCLVFHPFWHRRHMKPQNATFVCLFLWFLALSFTSPYLVFRKLKSDNNKTICYNDYTVSGQWNGQRVKRIMFTARLFLGLVIPLAIITTCYLKIIIKISKGNLVKSNKPYRIICIAILSFFVSWTPYHIWYGLSAQQGRFPESLLNTWQTLATCLACINSCFTPVIYLFIVENFKTIFKKSLLEVIELALNEVVISANRSLDEKNEQQSFQRDENI